GGCGCGGATCGCGGGATTATGCAGATGGAAGGTGCGGTTAAGCTTGAAGCAGGCATGCATCAATTTAAAGTTTATTCTGATGATGGCTTCCAGATTAAAATTGACGGTGAAATAGTTGGGGCCCACACAACAGATCGAGCTCCAGGTACTACATTAGTAGATTTTTCGGTAGAAAACGGTGGGTATCATACTATTGAGATTGTCTACTGGGATCAAGGCGGCCGATACGTTTTACAGATTGAAGATTCTGTTTCTACTGATGGAGGCACGAGCTGGAGCGATTTTACCCCCCTAGCTGGGAATGACCTTGTTCAAGATGCAAACGGCCAACTTCAGGGTGCAGTGACAGAAGATGTTGCCTCCAGTATCTCAGGAACGTTGACTTTTACTGACATTGATGCTGGTGACGAAGGCAATGCCGAAGTCGCAGGCTCTGGTAACTTGACCTATGCAGTTTCCGACGATGGTGTGGGTGAGTACGGCTCGCTGACCTACAATGAAGGCACAGGCGAGTGGATCTACACATTGGCAGAAGGAAGCGAACAGCAGCTTGACGCCGGTGTGAACGGCACAGAAGTTTTCACAATAACAGCGACCGACGGTGCTGGTGAATCCGTTTCCCAAACGATCACCGTGATCGTGACCGGTACGAATGATGCGCCAGTGGTGGCAGAAGCTTCCACAGCAGACGGCACCCCTTTTGATGCAGACGGCAACCTTCAGGGTGCAGTGACAGAAGATGCTGCCTCCAGTATCTCAGGAACGTTGACCTTTACTGACATTGATGCTGGTGACGAAGGCAATGCCGAAGTCGCAGGCTCTGGTAACTTGACCTATGCAGTTTCCGACGATGGTGTGGGTGAGTACGGCTCGCTGACCTACGATGAAGGCACAGGCGAGTGGATCTACACATTGGCAGAAGGAAGCGAACAGCAGCTTGACGCTGGTGTGAACGGTACAGAAGTTTTCACAATCACCGCGACCGATGCTGCTGGCGAATCCGTTTCCCAAACCATCACCGTGACCGTGAACGGTACGAATGATGCGCCAGTGGTGGCAGAAGCTTCCACAGCAGACGGCACCCCTTTTGATGCAGACGGCAACCTTCAGGGTGCAGTGACAGAAGATGCTGCCTCCAGTGTCTCTGGAACGTTGACCTTCACAGACATTGATACTGGAGACGAGGGCAATGCCGAAGTCACAGGTTCTGGTAACTTGACCTACTCAGTATCCGACAATGGTGTGGGTGAGTACGGCTCGCTGACCTACGATGAAGCAACTGGTGAATGGGCATACACGCTGACAGAAGGAACCGAACAGCAGCTTGACGCTGGTGTGAACGGTACAGAAGTTTTCACAATCACCGCGACCGACGCTGCTGGCGAATCCGTTTCCCAAACCATCACCGTGACCGTGAACGGTACGAATGATGCGCCTGTAGTGGCAGAAGCTACCAACTCCGAAACGGGACAAACTTTTGCTGATGGACAAGACATTACTGGCACCGTAACAGAAACTGGTCATTGGAACGCTGGTGACGACTCTGCCACTGGAACACTGACCTTTACCGATCCCGATGGGAAAGATGAAGGGAATGCTGAAGTTGAGGGCAGTGGGTCACTGACATATGAAGTTTCTTCAGATTTAAATACATCCTCATCTGATTTGTACGATCAAAATGATTCTCAGAATAATGATACTTCGCTAGAGGTTGTCGGTAAGTACGGTAATCTGACCTATGATACTGAGAATGGGACTTGGACTTACACTCTCGATAATGACCGTGAGGCGACCAAAGAACTAGTTGATGGTCAGGAAGTTCATGAATCCTTTACTGTGGTTGCCACAGATGACGCTGGTGCATCTGTCGAAAAGGTCATTGACATTGATGTTAACGGCAGTACCGATTTGACAGAATACACGTTGACCTTTGAAGGACAACAAGCTTCGTGGACTAATGCTCTGGTTGTAGCTGTTACATACCCAGATGGTACAACTGAGTTTGTAGCTCCAGGTGTCAATTCAGATTCGGATAGTTGGTTGACTTCTGATTGGAGTAACTCCAAAGATATCGATGAAGGTTCAACTCTTCAATTTACTGTTCGCGAAGACGCTACCGTTGAGTACTTCTTGATACCTAAAGTCACAGAGGACAAATTGGACTCTATGACTTACGAAGATGGCAGCGTTAAGTACACCAAGGAAAATGGTGATACGGTAGATGCTGTATCGAATATGAAAGTTCCGGGTGAAGAGTATGGCACTACAGATTCAACGACCTATCGTTTCGAAGATGGTGGTGGTACAGATTACAACGATTTTGTCTTCAGTGAAGATAAGCAAGATGCAGATTTTACTTTGTACGGCACCACGAAAGCAGACATTCTTCATGGAACAACTGAAGCAGATGTTCTGAATGGTGGCCCTGAGTTGGGTGGTGTTGAGTCTAGTGAATTATTGCCAGATGGAAGCTTTGATGCTCTTGGTGCTGACTCTGATGTGCGTTCCCGTCCCACTAATGGAAGCGAAAATGCAGATCTTAACTCAAATGGTTGGAGCACAGAATCTTCACTTGAAGTTTGGCACAGAGGTGACGGAGAAGATCGGAATTACTTTGTTGAGCTAGACTCCAATACTCATAAGGGTAGTAATCATAATTATCGTGAAAGTGATTTGTCTCGTGATATCGCAACAGAAGCAGGTCAAGAGTACACCTTAAGTTTTAAAGCCGCCGCACGTGACTCTGGCGAAAATATGTACGTGATAATTGATGGCCAGGAATATGAAGTAAGTCCTAGCGATTATCAGAACAATGACAGTAGTGACTGGGATACGTACTCAATTACGTTTACTGCAAAAGATAGTTCGACCCATATTACGTTGGGACAGCACGGTTCTCAAAATACAGGACAGCACCATGTCGGTATCTTAGTTGATGATATCGCAGTGACGACAGGTGATGCTGGTGATGAGCTGTATGGTCATGCCGGAAACGATACGCTGAATGGTGGTCTTGGTGATGACCTTTTGGTAGGCGGTGCGGGTGCCGATACTCTCATGGGCGGAGAAGGCTTTGATACAGCTTCTTACGCAGGCGACAATGGTGGTGAGGGAATCACCATTGTGAAATCTGACGACGGACTCGCAATCTCTGGTGGTGATGCGACTGGTGATTCTATTGAGGGCGTTGAAGCATTAATTGGTACCGATCATCGGGATGTTATTACTTTAGATAATGCCTGGAAAGATATCGATGCTGGTAAAGGCATGGATGTGGTCGAAATTAATGATTCTGACGGTATTAACGGAGTGCACGTTGACCTTGGTGAAGGTGGAATAATCTCAGGGACAGGTTCTGGCGCTGAAATCGCTAAGTTTGTTTCTGACCAAGCGATTAATGCCACTGCAGATGGTGGAGCGGGCTTCGACTCTCTGGAAGTTGATAAAGAGGGAGCGCTTTCTGCTGTTATCACCACTGCAACGACTGATGGTGAAGGCTTTAACGCATTGGTTACAGCTGCAGACGGTACAGAGATACAAGGCGAAAATTTTGAGCAACTTAAATTTAATTCTGCATCACAGATTGATGTTACCATTAAAGACAATGTTGAGCATGTAGACCTGTATACTGCTGAGGACAAAGTTACTGAAACAACGATTACATCTGAATCAAATGTTGGCAAAATTAGCGTCACAACGGGTGATGAAGCTGACACCGTTACAATTCAGGATCAGGGCGGCAGCTTCGATAAAGAACTCGATCTCCATACTTGGATCGGTGATGATGAGGTTACCGTTTCAGGGAATAACGTCACTGGTTCCATTGATACTGGTGTAGGTGGTGATACGATTGATCTGTCTGGCGTTAACACCGGTGAAGTTACAGTTAATTCCGGAGACGACAGTGACACTATTTATGCAGGTGCAGCGCAAGAAATTATTAATGGTGGTGGCGCATCTGATACCGTAAGCTACGCAAAATCTGATGTCGGTGTGACAGTTGATCTCGTAGGAGAAAACAACGAAGGCACTGGCGATGCTCAGGGCGATTCGTATAATTCAATTGAAAGCTTCGTTGGTTCAGGGCAGGCAGATACGTTCTTTGCCGATATTGCTGATACTCACTCAGTTGATGGTGGCGCAGGAATTGATACTATAGATTACAGCCAGTCATATTCAGGTGTTAAGCTTGTTGCCAGTGGTTCAGATTGGTCTGTTAGTGAAAATGTTATCGGTGCAAGCATTACAGGAACTATTGAAGATTTCGAGAACTTCGTAGGTACTGATCAGGCTGACAGCGTGACCATGACAGGAGTTAACTCTAGTACTGTTGCTTTTAGTACTGGTGGTGGTGGTGACGATTTTGATCTGAGTGTTACGAACTCTGGAAACATTACTGTTGATGCAGGTGCTGGTGAGAACGAT
This Halodesulfovibrio sp. MK-HDV DNA region includes the following protein-coding sequences:
- a CDS encoding VCBS domain-containing protein gives rise to the protein AGVANQLVTEGQILTSDLDTGEAADHTFSFAEGQTGAGTYGTLALNADGSWKYVADDAGVQGLGEDDTHVEKFNVQVSDGHGGTEVQTIEVTINGTNDAPVVADFSYTESNVGNLGLSGKFFAYDNAADGASVDNQWNYNTALENALKHIDSHTPDATFIANTIDFAADDGTLNSFEELQDFIGSQGHSVVEIGDGGFSGADRGIMQMEGAVKLEAGMHQFKVYSDDGFQIKIDGEIVGAHTTDRAPGTTLVDFSVENGGYHTIEIVYWDQGGRYVLQIEDSVSTDGGTSWSDFTPLAGNDLVQDANGQLQGAVTEDVASSISGTLTFTDIDAGDEGNAEVAGSGNLTYAVSDDGVGEYGSLTYNEGTGEWIYTLAEGSEQQLDAGVNGTEVFTITATDGAGESVSQTITVIVTGTNDAPVVAEASTADGTPFDADGNLQGAVTEDAASSISGTLTFTDIDAGDEGNAEVAGSGNLTYAVSDDGVGEYGSLTYDEGTGEWIYTLAEGSEQQLDAGVNGTEVFTITATDAAGESVSQTITVTVNGTNDAPVVAEASTADGTPFDADGNLQGAVTEDAASSVSGTLTFTDIDTGDEGNAEVTGSGNLTYSVSDNGVGEYGSLTYDEATGEWAYTLTEGTEQQLDAGVNGTEVFTITATDAAGESVSQTITVTVNGTNDAPVVAEATNSETGQTFADGQDITGTVTETGHWNAGDDSATGTLTFTDPDGKDEGNAEVEGSGSLTYEVSSDLNTSSSDLYDQNDSQNNDTSLEVVGKYGNLTYDTENGTWTYTLDNDREATKELVDGQEVHESFTVVATDDAGASVEKVIDIDVNGSTDLTEYTLTFEGQQASWTNALVVAVTYPDGTTEFVAPGVNSDSDSWLTSDWSNSKDIDEGSTLQFTVREDATVEYFLIPKVTEDKLDSMTYEDGSVKYTKENGDTVDAVSNMKVPGEEYGTTDSTTYRFEDGGGTDYNDFVFSEDKQDADFTLYGTTKADILHGTTEADVLNGGPELGGVESSELLPDGSFDALGADSDVRSRPTNGSENADLNSNGWSTESSLEVWHRGDGEDRNYFVELDSNTHKGSNHNYRESDLSRDIATEAGQEYTLSFKAAARDSGENMYVIIDGQEYEVSPSDYQNNDSSDWDTYSITFTAKDSSTHITLGQHGSQNTGQHHVGILVDDIAVTTGDAGDELYGHAGNDTLNGGLGDDLLVGGAGADTLMGGEGFDTASYAGDNGGEGITIVKSDDGLAISGGDATGDSIEGVEALIGTDHRDVITLDNAWKDIDAGKGMDVVEINDSDGINGVHVDLGEGGIISGTGSGAEIAKFVSDQAINATADGGAGFDSLEVDKEGALSAVITTATTDGEGFNALVTAADGTEIQGENFEQLKFNSASQIDVTIKDNVEHVDLYTAEDKVTETTITSESNVGKISVTTGDEADTVTIQDQGGSFDKELDLHTWIGDDEVTVSGNNVTGSIDTGVGGDTIDLSGVNTGEVTVNSGDDSDTIYAGAAQEIINGGGASDTVSYAKSDVGVTVDLVGENNEGTGDAQGDSYNSIESFVGSGQADTFFADIADTHSVDGGAGIDTIDYSQSYSGVKLVASGSDWSVSENVIGASITGTIEDFENFVGTDQADSVTMTGVNSSTVAFSTGGGGDDFDLSVTNSGNITVDAGAGENDIALAGVNSGNFTVSSGVENDDIDVNMVNSGNLTINAGDGDNDIDVVATNSGNLIVNTGVGSDTISLDGVSSGNATINSGSGDDEIDLTGMTSGSVTVNAGDGSDTMLAGAATETFNGGSDGASGDTVSYAASESSVNVDLSDANNDGIADVSGNGGDAAGDSYSGIENIIGTAHADTLTGNSSNNVIHGGDGAEGRNLITNGDFSDWGSTSGSNQGIPTGWTVPDGKIDGRAHDYVEVQSPDANPKIDYGNSLSQNINTVEGHEYTLAFTVRNDSNSAGQDNELNVHIGNATGEDLDGGTYTTTSTTSSGWTTHTVTFVAGAGGMTSISFDQIGASHGNEDHWGIYLDNVSVVPSLDDTIHGGGGDDIINGQSGNDLLFGDEGADVINGGIGNDVIEGGSGTGLLGDTINGGTGIDTASYEHSAAGVTVDLLNHTASGGDATGDTLTSIENLIGSGQADTLIGDAHANTIDGGAGADTIHGGAGNDVLYGGDGAVSSDLVTNGDFSTFTNGSSHYGDHPEVNSDGNWNKGELIEIGKESNGNFFAEVDNYGPERNITQSIDTDSDHEYILTFDTEWYGRGEKMFLDVDGDHKPEYIVKGPIEDDWQHQALVFDGQGENTVLDFYQKNNSDGNHADGVHIDNVSVVEVDDHLYGNEGEDVLNGGAGNDILNGGADADTFLFTAHDFQTSNEITVIEDFNLDENDTLDFHEVLGDGISISLDDSSSFETLYNKATDTAVVNLNVSNGDVESSHMIVFQDITSSDEYYDLMNHVEQMIKSGS